Within Winogradskyella helgolandensis, the genomic segment TCTTAATGCCTTAGATACACTTTGAGCACGTGCTAGTGACAATGCTTTATTGGTTGATTCACTGCCCACATCATCGGTATGACCTTCAACGATTACTTTTCCTTTTTTGAGTACAGTGATACTATTTACTAATTCTTTTAAGGCCGAAACTCCTTCTGGTTTTAATTCGCTTTTACCAGAATCAAACAATACTTGGCTATCTAAATTTAAACGCATGGCCGCACCAATAGCGGCAATAGCATCTATATCAGCTCCGGGAAGTGCACTTTCCTCTTTAAGATCTTTTAACCGCACGTAGTAGAAAAGGTCTCCTTGTTTTACAAAAGGACCTATATCTACTTCAGCAGTTCCTCCATCAATCTTACCCACTTTAATCCAGTTTTTTCCGTCTTTTGAAATTTCGAGATCGGTTGGTTCTATTTGTCCAATTTCAAAAATGTATAAGTCAGGACCATTTACATTGGTTAAAGCATTGTCTTCAAATTGTACTGTTAATGTACCCGCTAATCCTAAACTGTAAACTCCGGTTATATCCTCAATATCATAACCTTGAATCACATCTGGTTCACCAAGCACACTATTAACTTGTTGGGACAAGAGTTTCGGATGGTTAAACTTCACCACTTTATCGGCAAACGAGAGTTTTCCTAGAGGTAGATAGACCGCCGTTTTCTGAGAACTTATATAGGTTGTTCCAACGTCGTCTCCAAAATATAAATCAGGATTGAGTTGCTGAAATTCCTTCTTTGCTGCGGCTGCCTTACGAACAATCTGATTGCCATATGTTTTAACTGTTTTTTTTCGATACGCTATGGCGCGTTGATATTTGGGACTGGCTTTCAATTTTCCAGAAGCAATGTCTTTTTCCGTCTTATCTAGTTCTGCTAACAATTCCGTAGCCTCTTTATCACTGTGCATTTGAGAGGAAAGTTTACGCAATGACTCCATCTTTTCCTCTTCTTCTGGACTTGACTTAATTTCGTTTTTTCGTTCTACATCATTTAATACCTGCTGTCCTTCTTTTAAATTTAACTGCGACATGATGTTGGTACCAGCTAACGAATCAATCAATTTTAATTTTTCTAAAGTCGCTTCTGGTCCAGATTCTGCTTGAACTAAAAGAATAGCTTCTTCTAGTGAAACTCCTGTAGGTGTATTTTTTGAAGTCAACTGTTCTTTAGAAATTTCACCTTTTGTAAGGGTTTCGACTTCTTCGTTTTGTGCTTCTAGCCGCTCTTTCATAGCCTGTTGTGCAAGTATTTTGAGGCTATCTGGATTGTTAATAAGCTTTTCCATGGACTCACGAGACACGCCACTTTCTTCTAACATATCGAGTATTGTTTCGGTATCTAATTGAAAATCTGCTTCACCTTTTTTTTCTGAGGCTTCAAGCATACCCTTGCCCATATTAAACAGGTCATTTAATTCTGATTTAGTAGTGCGATCTGAAGAATTATTTGAGTGCGTTTTCGTCGTCTGAGAGTCTGAACTTGTTTGAGACTTAGAACTCACTTGGGTATCATTTTTTTTAGATTCACCTGATGTGTTACCACACGAATAAATCATCAATACTATTAAAAGAAAACTTAGCTTTTTCATAATTATTTTTATTTAACGATGGTACCTCATTTCTACAAAATTGTAGAACATTACGCCAAATCTATCATACCAATCTTCTAAGCCATGAGCACGCTCGCAGGCATCTAAAGCCATTAAGCTATCATGGAAGGATTCTAACATTTCCACACGTTTTAAATCATAGGCTTTATCAACTTCTTCAATGCTTCGCATAATCCCTCTTCGCTGAGATTGCCATACAATACCTACTACGCCGTGATAACCCGATGTATTATCTCCTAAAGCAACAGCTGCATCTGTGTAGGCTTTAGAACAATTGTAAATGGTTTGAAGTTTTTCTAAGTTATACCGGGTTCTATTAAATTCGGCACGAGCAGATCTAAAACAATCTGCACAAGCATTTTCTTCATCATTGCAAAAAGATGGAATTCGCGGTTGCCCTGGAGGCGTACCTGAGCCTAAACAAGAGCCTAAATTTCTATAGGCATTGGCAAAGTCTTCCAAAGCCTTCTCCGTTTCAAATGCTTTGTTTATGGTATTTATTTGTGAATCAATATGCCCATTAATTGTTGCATTTACAGAATTTCTTTCTCTTCTATGAAATATTTCTGTTTCTAAATTAGATTCTCTGGCACGTTCAATGCCAACTGTTTGTCCATAACTTAAAGTTGATACTCCATGTATTGCAAGTAAAAGAAGTAAGAGCATGTTTTTTTTTCTACTCATTAATTTTCCTGCTAGTAATCCTACAACTAATAAAAGCACACCGATAATTATAAATATCCAAAGGTTGCTTTCCACCGTTTTGGCAGAATCCACTTTTCCCACTGGAGTTTCTATATCCAAATCTTTTTCTGTCGCCTTAACAAAGGGGGAACCCAAATAATTTTTAACCTCAGGGCTTGCATTAACTACTACAGTATATGGAATGTCATAAGCTTCTTCCGATGACACTGTAAATCCGATATCCTGATAGCTTCGAACTTTAAAGTTGATATAACCATCTTTAGAAGTAGCAGTTTTTTGCGTTTCTTCTACATTACTCCATGTGTTGAAAACAATATCCGCACTTAAATTAGATTTGGCATCATTAGCAAAAATGAAAATATCTACATATTGAAAAACGTCATGTCCCTTTACAAAATGATAATTTATAGAGTCTTTCATTAACGTTGTACTCCCCTCTAGATACTTTGCGCCTTTATATTTGGGGTGTTCGGTGAGTTCTAATTTTGTAGGTTTTATCTTTTTATCTAAGGTAAATGGTTGCGCAAAACCAACATAGCTAAAAGCGACAAACAAAAATGTGATTATAGTTTTCATAGTGGTGGTGTTTTTTTAGTAATTATTTATTACCAAATGCTTTATCGAGATCTGAATAGCCTACACCACTAAATTTCAATGATGTAAAAGATATTACCGCCATAGATTGGTCTTCTAGTTTGCCTTCCTCAAAACGGATTTTCATATTTGAAACCTCAGCAGTTCCTGAAGCTGCAGTAGCATTAGATAAATCTATGACTCCTGAAATTGCGCTACCTGGTAAACGTTTCCCTCCTTCATTAAGTAATTGGTACATGGCACTCATTGTACCACCTCCTTTTTTTGGAGTCTTTAATATGGCTGTAACTTGTTCTAACTTTTTAGTGTCTGCATCGTAAAACAACTGCACACTTTCTGAGCCTTTATCGAGTTTCTTGGTAAACGTCATTATTGCTGTTCGCTTTTTTGTTTTTGGATGTGTATCAACAATACCTGAAGCTTTAGTATAAGACCAATCTTTGCCGTTAATTTCGCATAGAAAGATGCCGTTACTTGAGGTTTTACTTTGAGTTGGTGTTTCTTTAGTTACGACTTCCGAAGTTGCTTTTTCGGTAATTTCGCTTTGTTCTAATGAATTAGTTTCATTGCTCTCTTTACATGATGTTAGAGTGATAATAAAGACTATTAATAATGTGTATCGTTTCATGATTTTATTTTTATTGGTTATTGGCTTCTATTTTTTCTACTCTTGAAATAAGATTATTAACCGTATTTTCTAGAGTTGAATTATCTGTTGACAACGTTTCTATTTTTGAGTTTTGTGTGTTTATAACACCTTGTTGCTCTTGTAATGCTTTTATAAGAATGGGAATCAGCTCCGTATAAGACAAAGTGATTAAATCTGATTCTTCAACATAAGTGGTAATACTTGGAAAGATCTTTTGTACTTCTTGTGAGATTAAACCTAGATTCCGCTTGGTGTCAGTTTGGTCCTTCATTAAGTAACTCACAGGATTTAGTTGCATCACTTTATTGAGTGTACCATTTTCTAAAACGGTAATGTCTTTTTTGGTACGTCTATCGGAAATTGAAGAATAATTACCTGTAGATTCACTAAAGAAACCACGATAGTTTCCATTTCTATACATGGATAAGCCTCCATTAGGTCGCGTTTCTAGTCTCCATGAAGATGTGGCGTCTGATGCATTTTGGATTGTTAATGGACCTTCTAAAATGCCATTATCATCGACTAATAAATAACGAGTATCGCCATATTCTTTTGTAATTAATGCTTTATCTCCCGCGATATTAATTAGAGAGATACTGAAAGAAGGTGCCGTAATGGTGCCATTTTTTAAAACAGTTAAGGCGTTATTTCTTGCCCCATCACTTGTACCATTTCCTATTTCAAATAATGGATCTTCTGCTAACCAATGTGTGTCTCCATCATTATCAGTTCCGACATTATCAGTAAAACCACCTGTATTAAATCGACCTATCGCTGTAACATTAAAAGATTCAGCTTTTGTTTCATATCCAAAGGCGGTAGATGCTTCGGCTAATGCATCTGTTTTAAAGCCCATAGCCGTAGAATACTGTCCATGTGCATTTGTGAAATATCCACTAGCAAATGCATAATCGTTAGTTGCCTCAGTATCTCTTCCCATTGCCGTTGCTCCAGTACCTTGAGCTCTCGTGTTGTGTCCTGAAGCAAAAGAGTAAAGACCTATGTAATTTATTTCTTCTTCATGAAAATAATCATAGTAAGTTCCTGTATTCCAATACACACTAGAGGGACCAGTGTTTAATGTACCTACCCTAAAAGCGTGGCGATCTGGTAACCACATAAGTTTATCCCCTGATCCTATAGTATCTTGCCCAAATATCACACGTTTATTATTTCCGACATGAAAGTTTGCTTTTGGAGTAACTCCGACACCTACACCTACTTGTCCGTTGCCAGTTATGGTCATGACCTCACCGCTTCTATCGTTCCTGAAATTCAATCGGTCGTTCCTTCCTTCTTCATTTGTTGCAATATATCCGGCTATTGTCCATTGGACATCCTCACTATTATTGTTGTTTTTAAAATTGAGACGTGCATAATCGTTTTCTTCTTCATTTAACAAAATATGGGGATTAGACAATGAACTATCATGAGACAATTCTAACATACCATTTGGACTATCAGTACCTATGCCAATAGTACCATCGCTATAGTATAAGTCATTTTCATTTTTTTTCCAGTAGCCATCTGCAGAAGTTAACGCATTAATGGCATAAGGTACTGTCTTAAATTCTGTAGTTCCCATATCTACTAAACCTAAACCCGTATTGACTTGTACATTAAAAAAATGAGAATCACTTCCCCAATTAATATCAGAAAATGTTCCCGAAATTGGTGTGCCTTCTCCAATGTTGACAATAACAATCCCATTAGCATCAGTAGTTGATGAATGGGTTTCTTTATATACATTGGTTTGCGCTACGCCTTCTAAAATGCTAAACTCAATTTGAATTAGATCATTAGCAACGACATTACCGAGGTCATCTTTAATAACCGCCTTATAATTAATGCCTTGTTGAGCAAAAGTTGATATGGAAATCAAAATAGTAATGAGTAAAATAATTTTGGTTTTCATGAATTGATTTTTTTAATTAGTTGACTTAGATTCCATAAGATTTAAGCGTGTTGATAATGCTTCAATTAATTTATCTTGAACAATATCTTTCTTGGTTTGAGATTCAATAGTTTTGTTTTGACCATCAATAATATTTTGTTGCTCTTGCAATGCTTTTATAAGAATGGGAATCAGCTCCGTATAAGACAAAGTGATTAAGTCTGATTCTTCAACATACGAGGTAATACTTGGAAAGATCTTTTGTACTTCTTGAGATATTAAACCTAAGTTACGCTTGGTATCCGTTTGGTCTTTCATTAGGTAACTTACAGGGTTGAGCTGCATCACTTTATGGAGTGTGCCGTTTTCTATGGCTGTAATGTCTCTTTTTAACCGTCTATCAGAGATTGATGAATAAACACCTGTAGATTCACTAAAATAACCGCGATAATCACCATTTCTATATAATGACAAATTGCCATTAGGTCGCGTTTCTAATCGCCATGAGGAAGTGTCGTCTGATGCGTTTTGAATTGTTAAAGAGCCATCAACATTAACGTTTCCATCCGACAATAGAAAATTAGTATCAGCATACTCTTTAGTGATTAAAGCTTTATCATCTATGATTTCCGATAAGTCGAAACTTGGCGCAGTGATGCTACCATTTTTTAAAACAATTAATGCATCATTCCTATGAAAGGTGCCTTGCCAATAACCATTACCAATTACAAATAGCCGATCATTTGAATTCCATTCAGACACACTATTCGGAGTATAATTTGTATTAAACAAGCCTAAAGCTATTTCTCCGTAAGATAATGCTTTAGAAGACGGCCCTATAGCTGTTGAGTATTGTCCTTTTGATTCCGAATCATAACCAATAGCTGTTGAAAATTCTCCTACTGATCTCGAGTAATAACCAATAGCAGATGAAAATTCACCAGAAGCAATAGAACCATTACCTAATGCAGTTGAAGCAAAACCAGAAGCTGTATTTCTATGTCCTGACGCAAAAGAATGACGACCAGTCGCACCGCGTGTCGTGGAATTAGAACCACTATAACTTAAATCTACTGCATTTTCACCTAAATTTCCGTACAAAGCAGAATTTTGGCCAATTAATCGCCAGCCATAAATTGGCTGTCCGGTAGCAGAGTCTGTGCTGTCCGTAACTTTTTCTAAACCACTTACATTTGCCGCACTAAAGGCATAAGGTACAGCCATAAATTCTGTAGCATCAAAATTTATGGTACCACCATTATAAGTTATTGTGGTTTGTAAAAAATGTTGATTGGCACTCCAATTTATATCCGCAAAAACACCAATACTCGGCGTTGTATCTGTACCAATATTTAGAATAACTAATCCATTAGTATCCGTAGTATAATTATGGTCTTCTTGATATATTATGGTACCAGTTGTTGAATTTTCAAGTATACTAAATTGCACGTTCATAAATGTATTTGCAAGTACATTGTCATTGGAATCCTTTAATAACGCTTTGTAGTTAATGCCTTGTTGGGCAAAACTTATACTTGAAATGATTAATGCAATTAATAATTTAAATGCTTTCATAATGCTAGGTTTTATTGTTTTTAACTTTCTCCTAATTATAATTTATACAGAACGAATTGAAAAGTTGTTGGTGTTAAAGAACCAGAACTATTAAAAACACGAACTTCCAGTTTGTTATTTAAATAAGTTAATGTTGAAAACCGAGGATTACCACCGTAAGGTACTATGGTACAAGCACTATTAAATACAGTTAAGTTTTCGTTATCAACGGTTATTTTGATGACACCAGAACTTATGGTAGCAGAAAAGTTTCCAGTACCACTTAATACATTTGCATTAGACTCTACTGTACCATAAGCAATTGGAACTAAATTTGAAGTGGAATTTATATAGTTAGAATCTGCAAATTCTTTAGTAATTAAAGCTTTGTCATCTGTTATTTCTGATATATCAAAACTTGGTGCTGTAATTGTCCCATTTTTTAAAACAACTAGCGCATTACTTCTTAAATAACCACCGTCATAGAACCCATTTCCAATAACAAAAAGACGGTCATTAGCATCCCAATTAGATATATTGTTTGGTGTAGATTCTGTACTATAAAGTCCTATAACAGTTTCTCCGTATGAAGATGCACTATTGAGTCTTCCCATTGCAGTGGAATAATCTCCTGAAGCATTATTTACAGAACCCAAAGCTATTGAATAATCTCCTAAAGCGCTATTAGAAGAGCCTATAGCGGTGGAGTAATCTCCTGAAGATACTGTCGCATAACCTAAAGCGGTAGAATAATCTCCTGAGGAAAATGTCCTGTTCCCAATTGCTGTTGAAAAATCCCCCGTAGCTCCATAAAATGATGTAAAACCTGTATAACTTAGATCCACAGCATTGTCTCCAATATTGCCGTAATGATCTGGGTTTCTTCCTACTAATCTCCATCCTGTGTTTCCACCTTCTATTATTTGCTCTAAACCAGAACCTATAAGATTTGAGTCTGCGTATTCTTTAGTTATCAATGCTTTATCATCCGTAATTTCAGAAATATCAAAACTTGGTGCTGTGATTGTCCCATTTTTTAAAACGGTTAAGGCATTTTCTCGCAATAGATTGGTTCCTATACCAATTTCAAACATAGGATCAGTTGGGATATCCATCAATGGATCCCCACCTCCAACATTCCATTTTCCGATTGCGGTTGAATTTCTAGCTTCGGCTATTGTAAAATAACCTATCGCTGTGGAAAGTGAGCCTGAGGCATGTGTGGCATAACCCATTGCTGTAGAATAACTTTCTGAGGCCCTTGTATTACCACCAGTTGTAAAGGCATATTTCCCAGTTGCACCCCATGAATCTGAAACTATTGTATGTTGGCTTAAATCCACAGCATTGACCCCAATATTCCCATAAGAATCTGGGTTTTGTCCTATTAACCTCCATCCATAATATGGAAGTCCTGTATCGGGACTTACACTTTCAGTAATTTTTTCTAAACCACTAACATTTGCAGCACTTAAAGCATACGGCACAGCCATAAATTGCGTGGTAGACACATCTACTAATCCATCACCAATATCAATTTGTATATTTAGCCAATGCTCATCATTTCCCCAACTTATATCTGAAAAAACATCTGATGTGTTACCATCACCTATTGTACTAATTAAAATACCATTAGCATCTGTTGATGCATTAGTATGTGTTTCTTGATATACTTGATTAATTAATGCGGCACCTTCATAAATTGTAAATTGTACATCTATAATGTTAGTATTTATAAGTGTATTACCGTTATCATCTTTAATTAAAGCTTTGTAATTGATGCCTTGTTGTGCAAAGCTTGAAACTGATATAAATAACGTAACGACTAATGCGATTATAATTTTTTTCATGTTCTTGTTTTTAATGATTACACAAATAATAAACTTGACTATTTAGAAATCAAATCATTAAATCAACACCGACACCGCTGATTTCTAAAATTTCATCAGCAGAAACACGTTCACCAACTATTTTCAATGACATACATAAACCGTATTTAACACTTTTAGCTGGCCCAAACGAGAAGCCATGCATTCGATCTGGTCCCCAAAGTTTCTGATTACTTTTGTGAAAAATGCGTTCATTAGCATCCCATAATTCCACATCCGAAATATGGAAACTGACATTTGTAGAAGAACATTTAACCAATATTTTTGAGACTTTTGCTCTAACATTATTAGCAATAACTGGAGTAGGTATTGTAAAATGCACCCAAAATTCTCCATTTTTACTTTTAGCTTTTGTGCCACTATCCCAAATCGTAAAAACAGCACCACCAGAGGTAGAAACCATAGTCGCTGCAGCCTCGCCTGGTAGTATTATTGAAGTCCCCTCGAATTTAGATCCCGTCCTTACTCCTCTCAAATAACCTGCAGTAAGTGGAGCTCGAATTTTTCCAATTAATTTACTTCCAAAAGATATAGCGTCTTTTCCATCATGGAATCTACCTTCCATTTTTCCCTCACTACCATGTGTCCACATGGCATATAAATTTGAGCTATTATCATTACTACTATTACTAGCATTAAGCCTATTTGTAAATAACAATCCTACTGTTCCGAAAGCAGCTCCTTTTAATAGTTTATCTAAAAATTTTCTTCTATTAGTTTGATTTGTTGTATTCATGTCTAGTTCTTTTTTTAATTACTGTATTTAAATATTATATATCGGATAAGTCATCAATTGAATTCTTAGTGCTTTAGTTTTATAACATATGTTAACTCGTATATGGCTATTTTTTAAAAGTGGTTGTTTTTATAACTTTGTTTTTATGTGTAATTTTCAAAGTATATATACCAGTTTCTAAATGGTTAACATTGAGATAAATTTGATACTCAGGGAAGTGATCTATTTCACCTTTAATGCTGTTTTTTTTTTTAACCATTAGAACGATATTACTACTGCAGGGAAGAAGTATGTAGTAAATGTAGAATGTAAGTTGTGAGAAGGATATTACTTATGTAACAATTGTTATGATTATTGTAACATGCTAGCTATAGCAAGAGATATAAGAGCTATTAAAGTGACTTTATTTAGGATTAATTGGATAAACCCGTCAAGACCGCTTGCTTCAACATGTGCAATACGAGACATTTAGAGCCAAGAACCGAATCAAAAAAGTGAAGATGGCAACAATATTTATATGAAATGTAAACCTAGTACTTCAAATCGCTTAAAGTGACGTTAAAATTAACCATGGTTTGAAAATTCAGTTGGTGTGCAATTATAAGCGTCTTTAAAACATTTGGTGAAATAGGAGTGATCATTAAAACCTACGGAATAACCCACTTCTGACATATTAATATCAGAGGACTTTAATATTTTTGCTGCCAGCTTAAGCCGTTGAGAACGGATAAATTCTGATGCCGTAAGTCCCGTTAACGCTTTTAGCTTTCTGTGTAATTGCATACGGCTCATACCAATAGCCTCTGAAAATTCGGTGACATTAAAAGAAGGATCTATGAGGTTTTTCTCTAAAATGGTCTCCACTTTTTTAAGAAATTTTTCATCTAAATTAGTCACCGCAATATCTTTAGGTAATAAGACCAATTCTTGACTGTAACGTAATTGTAGTTGTCGCCTAGATTCAATTAATTTTTCAACTTTAAGAACCAATAGTTTTTTATTGAAAGGCTTGATTGTATAATCGTCTGCACCAGTTTCAACCCCTTCAAACTGACTTTCAACTTCTGCTTTTGCTGTGAGCAGTATAATTGGAATGTGCGCAGAACGTTCGTCATTTTTTAATTCTTTGGTTAAAGTGATGCCATCCTTTTCTGGCATCATAATATCCGAAATAATCAAATCGGGAATGTGCTCTAATGCCAAATCAACTCCTATTTTGCCATTAGACGCAACTATGACATTATACTGTTCTTCAAAAATTTGTTTTAGCAGGTTCCGTAAGTCATCATTGTCTTCAACAATCAATAAGATTGGTAAATTACCACTTGTGAATTTTTCTTCATCTTCGATTGTAGAACTCGTAAATAATGGTATTTCTGGCTGAACTTTATCGGTTGAAGCTTCAGCTACGATAGATTCTTTTTTAAAGTTGTTTTTATCAATGCATAGACTCAACTTAAATAAAGTCTCCTCGTTAGGTATGCTTGAAACTTCTATGGTTCCTTTATGCAATTCAACCAGCTCTCTAACTAATGCTAGACCAATTCCTGAGCCTTGATTTTGCTCATTCGTTTGGTAAAATCGCTCGAAGATGTTTTTTAATTCGTGAGCTGTCAGACCTTTGCCTGTGTTTTTAACCTCTATACACAGATTCTTGTTATCTACATAGGCCTTACAAGTAACTGTTCCTCCCTCGCCTGTGTATTTTATTGCATTTGATAATAGATTGACTGTAATCTTTTCAATAGCATCTTTATCGAACCATACAGTTTCTTCATCTTGCTCTATATTTATCACATAGATAATGTGTTTTTGCTTGGCATGATAGGAAAAAGAATCACTTAATGCAGAAATTAACTGAAGTACATTCCCCTTCTGTAGCTGTAATTTTAAATGACCTGCATCAATTTTAGACAAGTCGAGCAACTGATTAACGAGTTCTAAAAGACGTTCAGAATTTTGTTTGGCAATTGTAAATTGTTGACGTTTTTTGTCTGAAATAGAATCGTCTGCTAAAACATCATTAATAGGACTAGATATTAAGGTTAATGGTGTCCGAAACTCATGCGAAATATTAGCAAAGAAGTTTGATTTTAAAACATCTAACTCTTT encodes:
- a CDS encoding OmpA family protein, which encodes MKKLSFLLIVLMIYSCGNTSGESKKNDTQVSSKSQTSSDSQTTKTHSNNSSDRTTKSELNDLFNMGKGMLEASEKKGEADFQLDTETILDMLEESGVSRESMEKLINNPDSLKILAQQAMKERLEAQNEEVETLTKGEISKEQLTSKNTPTGVSLEEAILLVQAESGPEATLEKLKLIDSLAGTNIMSQLNLKEGQQVLNDVERKNEIKSSPEEEEKMESLRKLSSQMHSDKEATELLAELDKTEKDIASGKLKASPKYQRAIAYRKKTVKTYGNQIVRKAAAAKKEFQQLNPDLYFGDDVGTTYISSQKTAVYLPLGKLSFADKVVKFNHPKLLSQQVNSVLGEPDVIQGYDIEDITGVYSLGLAGTLTVQFEDNALTNVNGPDLYIFEIGQIEPTDLEISKDGKNWIKVGKIDGGTAEVDIGPFVKQGDLFYYVRLKDLKEESALPGADIDAIAAIGAAMRLNLDSQVLFDSGKSELKPEGVSALKELVNSITVLKKGKVIVEGHTDDVGSESTNKALSLARAQSVSKALRQLIPSSQFKWQEIGYGESKPIVENDSDEHRSKNRRVEILVVPN
- a CDS encoding response regulator, coding for MNLRQIVFILLMPWYCVGQSEKEIDALKKLIRTSKTFSEEGQIDSSYHYAKISYDLAKQLKADSLQVEIVGTLSYYEPDLEKALVYLSESEPIAIKNKQWKFLKNLYYVRGSLFYNRTKDERALVHFLKLDSLLEKRNDDIFLAAMNKVNIINILYDSRTANDTSFFAQMNKNIKDGLQLVNEGLNISKDSLKFYNAYYLNVPAAILYEKMAYMHVQRKEPEKAIANYQKALLNTGYVDSKFTDNQLRKSLIYNGLANLYDRENKKDSALHYYKKELVAIYKTTDTLMQAISNYKIAEFYNNNNNPRTALAHLNTSQALMENAYFVREEHNHKIQEILASVYSNLGDYQKAFEASEKARHYLIQIQTAFNKENVSELETKYQTEKKEQEIALLKSQKEIEEQHNKNQKNLLLGGISILSLAGLFLFFLYRNRQKTNTKLKELDVLKSNFFANISHEFRTPLTLISSPINDVLADDSISDKKRQQFTIAKQNSERLLELVNQLLDLSKIDAGHLKLQLQKGNVLQLISALSDSFSYHAKQKHIIYVINIEQDEETVWFDKDAIEKITVNLLSNAIKYTGEGGTVTCKAYVDNKNLCIEVKNTGKGLTAHELKNIFERFYQTNEQNQGSGIGLALVRELVELHKGTIEVSSIPNEETLFKLSLCIDKNNFKKESIVAEASTDKVQPEIPLFTSSTIEDEEKFTSGNLPILLIVEDNDDLRNLLKQIFEEQYNVIVASNGKIGVDLALEHIPDLIISDIMMPEKDGITLTKELKNDERSAHIPIILLTAKAEVESQFEGVETGADDYTIKPFNKKLLVLKVEKLIESRRQLQLRYSQELVLLPKDIAVTNLDEKFLKKVETILEKNLIDPSFNVTEFSEAIGMSRMQLHRKLKALTGLTASEFIRSQRLKLAAKILKSSDINMSEVGYSVGFNDHSYFTKCFKDAYNCTPTEFSNHG
- a CDS encoding tail fiber domain-containing protein, whose amino-acid sequence is MKTKIILLITILISISTFAQQGINYKAVIKDDLGNVVANDLIQIEFSILEGVAQTNVYKETHSSTTDANGIVIVNIGEGTPISGTFSDINWGSDSHFFNVQVNTGLGLVDMGTTEFKTVPYAINALTSADGYWKKNENDLYYSDGTIGIGTDSPNGMLELSHDSSLSNPHILLNEEENDYARLNFKNNNNSEDVQWTIAGYIATNEEGRNDRLNFRNDRSGEVMTITGNGQVGVGVGVTPKANFHVGNNKRVIFGQDTIGSGDKLMWLPDRHAFRVGTLNTGPSSVYWNTGTYYDYFHEEEINYIGLYSFASGHNTRAQGTGATAMGRDTEATNDYAFASGYFTNAHGQYSTAMGFKTDALAEASTAFGYETKAESFNVTAIGRFNTGGFTDNVGTDNDGDTHWLAEDPLFEIGNGTSDGARNNALTVLKNGTITAPSFSISLINIAGDKALITKEYGDTRYLLVDDNGILEGPLTIQNASDATSSWRLETRPNGGLSMYRNGNYRGFFSESTGNYSSISDRRTKKDITVLENGTLNKVMQLNPVSYLMKDQTDTKRNLGLISQEVQKIFPSITTYVEESDLITLSYTELIPILIKALQEQQGVINTQNSKIETLSTDNSTLENTVNNLISRVEKIEANNQ
- a CDS encoding tail fiber domain-containing protein — encoded protein: MKAFKLLIALIISSISFAQQGINYKALLKDSNDNVLANTFMNVQFSILENSTTGTIIYQEDHNYTTDTNGLVILNIGTDTTPSIGVFADINWSANQHFLQTTITYNGGTINFDATEFMAVPYAFSAANVSGLEKVTDSTDSATGQPIYGWRLIGQNSALYGNLGENAVDLSYSGSNSTTRGATGRHSFASGHRNTASGFASTALGNGSIASGEFSSAIGYYSRSVGEFSTAIGYDSESKGQYSTAIGPSSKALSYGEIALGLFNTNYTPNSVSEWNSNDRLFVIGNGYWQGTFHRNDALIVLKNGSITAPSFDLSEIIDDKALITKEYADTNFLLSDGNVNVDGSLTIQNASDDTSSWRLETRPNGNLSLYRNGDYRGYFSESTGVYSSISDRRLKRDITAIENGTLHKVMQLNPVSYLMKDQTDTKRNLGLISQEVQKIFPSITSYVEESDLITLSYTELIPILIKALQEQQNIIDGQNKTIESQTKKDIVQDKLIEALSTRLNLMESKSTN